The proteins below are encoded in one region of bacterium:
- a CDS encoding ABC transporter ATP-binding protein: MSEKVIDIKALTMTFGGLKAVDQVDLSVRQGEIVGLIGPNGAGKTTFFNCITGIYPPVGGDINLIPPGKKADRINGLKPNKITSKGMARTFQNIRLFQNMTALENVMVGRHCRTKAGVLGAIFRGPRTRAEEKGIVSDSYTLLHNVGLGNFVNEHAKNLPYGAQRRLEIARALATDPFLLLLDEPAAGMNPQETERLMELIETIRRSGVSILLIEHDMKLIMRISDRIIVLDHGVKIAEGRPQEIRTDKKVIEAYLGSSYAG, from the coding sequence ATGTCCGAAAAAGTGATCGACATAAAAGCGCTGACCATGACCTTCGGGGGTCTCAAGGCTGTGGACCAGGTGGACCTTTCCGTCAGGCAGGGTGAGATCGTCGGGCTCATAGGGCCCAACGGGGCCGGAAAAACCACCTTTTTCAACTGTATTACCGGGATCTATCCACCTGTGGGCGGTGACATAAACCTTATCCCCCCCGGGAAAAAAGCTGACAGGATCAACGGTCTCAAGCCGAATAAGATCACCTCGAAGGGGATGGCGCGGACTTTCCAGAACATCCGCCTGTTCCAGAATATGACCGCCCTCGAAAACGTCATGGTGGGACGTCACTGCAGGACAAAGGCCGGTGTCCTGGGCGCCATTTTCAGGGGCCCCAGGACCAGGGCTGAAGAAAAAGGGATCGTATCTGACAGCTACACCCTTCTCCACAACGTCGGGCTGGGTAATTTTGTCAACGAACACGCCAAGAACCTTCCCTACGGGGCACAGCGGCGTCTCGAGATCGCCCGGGCCCTCGCCACCGATCCGTTCCTTCTGCTCCTTGACGAACCGGCTGCGGGTATGAACCCCCAGGAGACCGAGCGTCTCATGGAACTCATCGAGACGATCCGCAGGAGCGGTGTTTCCATCCTCCTGATCGAACATGACATGAAACTTATCATGCGTATTTCCGACCGGATCATTGTCCTGGACCACGGGGTTAAGATCGCCGAGGGCAGACCCCAGGAGATCCGCACGGACAAGAAGGTTATCGAAGCCTACCTGGGTTCCTCCTACGCCGGTTAA
- the livM gene encoding high-affinity branched-chain amino acid ABC transporter permease LivM, with amino-acid sequence MQDLKQSAFIAFWFMLLTFPIMVIRVNTIEKVVQWRWMNLLTVGFGAFILSYLWRFLMLRKETKVASVKVTWNQKLMSEKRYYLPFAATVLVLTSALPFFVSDYRVNILITAMIYVVLGLGLNIVVGLAGLLDLGYVAFYLVGAYSYALLNHHYGLNFWLALPLGALLGAVAGILLGIPVLRLRGDYLAIVTLGFGEILRLIMENWNAFSFGPSGIANIDRPGIIGIEMTRTQSTLFMYYLMIALAIFTIFVVNRLQDSRLGRSWLALREDEVACQAMGIDKMKTKLAAFALGATWAGMMGVIFAAKTQFINPMSFTFLESAIILSIVVLGGMGSILGVILGAFIFILLPEELRAFSQYRMLIFGASMVLMMVFRPQGIISNVRRSYEYHESP; translated from the coding sequence ATTCAGGATCTCAAGCAATCCGCCTTTATCGCGTTCTGGTTTATGCTCCTCACTTTCCCGATAATGGTGATTCGCGTGAACACAATCGAGAAGGTCGTGCAGTGGCGATGGATGAACCTCCTCACGGTGGGATTCGGTGCGTTCATCCTTTCCTACCTCTGGCGATTCCTGATGCTTCGCAAGGAGACAAAAGTTGCCAGTGTGAAGGTCACCTGGAACCAGAAACTGATGTCAGAGAAGCGGTATTATCTGCCTTTTGCCGCTACAGTCCTTGTCCTGACTTCAGCGCTGCCGTTCTTCGTTTCCGATTACCGGGTGAATATTCTCATCACTGCCATGATCTACGTGGTCCTGGGTCTGGGCCTTAACATCGTCGTTGGACTTGCCGGTCTTCTGGATCTGGGGTACGTGGCTTTTTACCTCGTGGGAGCCTATTCATACGCCCTGTTAAACCACCACTACGGGTTGAACTTCTGGCTGGCCTTGCCCCTTGGTGCTTTACTTGGAGCTGTCGCAGGTATCCTCCTGGGGATCCCGGTCCTGAGGCTGCGTGGAGATTACCTGGCCATCGTTACCCTCGGGTTCGGTGAGATCCTTCGTCTCATTATGGAGAACTGGAACGCATTCTCCTTTGGCCCCAGCGGTATCGCCAATATCGACCGCCCCGGCATCATCGGCATCGAGATGACACGCACTCAGTCGACCCTGTTCATGTATTACCTCATGATCGCCCTTGCCATTTTCACCATTTTCGTCGTCAACAGGCTGCAGGATTCCCGGCTGGGACGCTCATGGCTAGCCCTGAGAGAGGATGAGGTCGCGTGCCAGGCCATGGGTATAGACAAGATGAAAACCAAGCTGGCAGCGTTCGCCCTTGGTGCGACGTGGGCAGGGATGATGGGCGTTATCTTCGCCGCCAAGACCCAGTTCATTAACCCCATGAGCTTCACATTCCTGGAATCGGCGATCATACTCTCCATCGTCGTCCTGGGAGGGATGGGCTCCATCCTAGGCGTTATTCTCGGGGCTTTCATTTTCATACTGCTCCCTGAAGAGCTACGGGCTTTTTCACAGTACAGGATGCTCATCTTCGGAGCCTCCATGGTGCTTATGATGGTCTTCCGTCCCCAGGGGATCATTTCCAACGTCCGCCGCAGCTACGAGTACCACGAAAGCCCCTGA
- a CDS encoding branched-chain amino acid ABC transporter permease LivH (LivHMGF is the membrane component of the LIV-I/LS branched-chain amino acid transporter) — MDYFFELFLGGLTRGSIYALIALGYTMVYGIIELINFAHGEIYMIGAFTALIVASLLTMAGFKGLAVLALSMVVAVIYAGAYGFTVEKIAYKPLRQASRLSPLISAIGMSIFLQNYVLLAQTSDFLPFPSLIPKFGFMAPYEPIFSSSELVIVSVTATVMVLLTCLIKFTRMGKAMRATAQDRKMAMLAGININRVISTTFVIGSCLAAVGGVLIASHIGQINFYIGFIAGIKAFTAAVLGGIGSVPGAVLGSLVLGWTESFVTGYISSDYEDVFAFLLLVLILIFRPEGILGKSRAQKV; from the coding sequence ATGGATTACTTCTTCGAACTGTTTCTCGGCGGACTTACACGGGGCTCTATTTACGCTCTCATCGCCCTTGGTTACACGATGGTCTACGGGATCATCGAGCTCATCAATTTCGCCCACGGTGAGATCTACATGATCGGGGCTTTCACTGCCCTCATCGTGGCGAGCCTGCTCACCATGGCCGGGTTCAAAGGCCTCGCGGTCCTGGCGCTTTCCATGGTGGTGGCTGTCATCTACGCCGGGGCCTACGGCTTTACCGTCGAGAAGATCGCATACAAGCCTCTGCGTCAGGCGTCTCGCCTGAGCCCCCTCATCAGCGCTATCGGGATGTCCATCTTTCTGCAGAACTACGTCCTCCTGGCGCAGACTTCAGATTTTCTGCCCTTTCCTTCCCTGATCCCCAAGTTCGGGTTCATGGCGCCTTACGAGCCCATCTTCAGCTCCTCCGAACTGGTCATCGTCTCTGTCACGGCCACGGTCATGGTCCTTCTCACATGTCTCATCAAGTTCACCAGGATGGGAAAAGCCATGCGGGCCACCGCACAGGACAGGAAAATGGCCATGCTGGCCGGGATCAACATCAACCGGGTGATCTCCACCACCTTTGTCATCGGTTCGTGTCTTGCAGCCGTCGGTGGTGTTCTCATCGCCTCACACATTGGACAGATCAACTTTTACATAGGGTTTATCGCCGGGATCAAGGCGTTCACAGCGGCGGTACTGGGAGGGATCGGATCGGTTCCAGGCGCGGTCCTTGGCTCCCTTGTTCTCGGCTGGACGGAGAGTTTTGTCACGGGATATATATCGAGCGACTATGAAGATGTTTTCGCCTTCCTCCTGCTTGTCCTCATCCTCATTTTCAGGCCTGAGGGGATCCTGGGCAAATCCAGGGCACAGAAGGTTTAA
- a CDS encoding branched-chain amino acid ABC transporter substrate-binding protein encodes MRRFFCITVVAMMTMALMITGCAKKEAAKEPVKLGVAGPHSGDLASYGIPTVRAAELAVKEINATGGILGRPVELLVEDDVCKPEVATNTATKLVSDGAVVVLGHICSGATKAALGIYNDARIIVMSPSATNPDLTQSGDYPNFFRTIASDDMQAMLGVKFTVNKLGAKKVAVIHDKGDYGKGYAEFAKKYLDEMEGAEAVLFEGITPGAVDYSAIVQKIAKSGAEAVIYGGYHPEASKIVTQMRKKQMNTFFVSDDGVKDVTFIKVAGEFAEGVYASGPMDVSDLPMYKSAVEAHKAQYGEDPGAFFKEGYAATLALLNAIQKAGSTEYTAVEKVLRSEYVDTPVGSISFDAKGDAIGVGFSMYKVVNGEYVEQK; translated from the coding sequence ATGAGAAGGTTTTTCTGTATCACTGTCGTTGCCATGATGACCATGGCCCTCATGATCACCGGGTGCGCGAAAAAGGAAGCGGCTAAAGAGCCCGTCAAACTGGGTGTTGCGGGTCCGCACAGCGGTGACCTGGCTTCTTACGGCATACCGACCGTTCGCGCGGCCGAACTGGCGGTCAAGGAGATCAACGCCACGGGCGGCATCCTTGGAAGGCCAGTGGAGCTTCTCGTCGAGGACGACGTCTGCAAGCCTGAAGTTGCCACCAACACGGCAACCAAGCTGGTGTCCGATGGTGCCGTCGTCGTCCTGGGCCACATCTGCTCAGGGGCCACAAAGGCGGCTCTCGGCATCTACAACGACGCCAGGATCATCGTCATGTCCCCCTCGGCCACCAACCCGGACCTGACCCAGAGCGGTGACTACCCGAACTTCTTCCGAACCATCGCCTCCGATGACATGCAGGCCATGCTCGGCGTGAAATTCACCGTTAACAAGCTGGGCGCCAAAAAGGTCGCCGTCATTCACGACAAAGGTGACTACGGGAAGGGCTACGCCGAGTTCGCCAAGAAGTACCTGGACGAGATGGAGGGCGCGGAAGCCGTCCTGTTCGAGGGAATTACCCCCGGCGCCGTTGACTACAGCGCCATCGTTCAGAAGATCGCGAAATCAGGCGCCGAGGCCGTCATCTACGGCGGGTACCACCCCGAGGCCTCCAAGATCGTCACACAGATGAGGAAGAAACAGATGAACACCTTCTTCGTGTCTGACGACGGGGTCAAGGACGTGACCTTCATCAAGGTGGCCGGCGAGTTCGCAGAGGGCGTTTACGCTTCCGGCCCCATGGACGTTTCCGACCTGCCCATGTACAAGAGCGCGGTCGAGGCCCACAAGGCCCAGTACGGTGAGGATCCCGGCGCTTTCTTCAAGGAGGGTTACGCCGCGACACTGGCCCTGCTAAACGCCATCCAGAAGGCCGGCTCCACAGAGTATACGGCCGTCGAGAAGGTCCTGCGCAGCGAGTACGTGGATACTCCCGTGGGCTCCATCTCCTTCGACGCGAAGGGCGATGCCATCGGTGTCGGCTTCTCCATGTACAAGGTCGTTAACGGCGAATATGTTGAGCAGAAGTAG